A region from the Rhodopseudomonas julia genome encodes:
- the hisF gene encoding imidazole glycerol phosphate synthase subunit HisF, which yields MLKARVIPCLDVKDGRVVKGVNFVDLIDAGDPVEAAKAYDAAGADELCFLDITASHEERDTLLDVVAKTAEQCFMPVTVGGGVRSVEDVRQLLLAGADKVSVNTAAVNDRGFVGRAADKFGDQCIVVAIDAKTVAPGHWEIFTHGGRKPTGIDAVEYAREVVSLGAGEILLTSMDRDGTKTGFDLALTRAIADAVRVPVIASGGVGTLDHLVEGIRDGHATAVLAASIFHFGTYSIAEAKAHMARAGIPVRTLPQEKARMGMS from the coding sequence TTGCTCAAAGCCCGTGTCATTCCGTGTCTCGACGTCAAGGACGGCCGTGTCGTCAAAGGCGTCAATTTCGTAGATCTCATCGATGCCGGAGATCCGGTGGAAGCCGCCAAGGCTTACGACGCAGCCGGTGCCGACGAGCTTTGCTTTCTCGACATCACCGCAAGCCACGAGGAGCGCGACACGCTCCTCGACGTGGTCGCCAAAACGGCGGAGCAATGCTTCATGCCCGTTACGGTGGGCGGCGGCGTGCGGAGCGTGGAGGATGTCCGCCAGCTTCTCCTTGCCGGTGCCGACAAGGTTTCCGTCAACACCGCTGCGGTCAACGATCGCGGCTTTGTTGGCCGTGCTGCGGACAAGTTCGGCGATCAGTGCATCGTCGTTGCCATCGATGCCAAGACGGTAGCTCCCGGTCACTGGGAGATCTTCACCCATGGTGGGCGCAAGCCGACCGGCATCGACGCCGTCGAATATGCCCGCGAAGTCGTGTCTCTGGGCGCCGGCGAGATCCTTCTGACCTCTATGGATCGCGACGGCACGAAGACGGGCTTCGATCTCGCTCTGACGCGAGCGATCGCGGATGCGGTCCGCGTTCCGGTCATCGCCTCCGGCGGTGTCGGGACGCTCGATCATCTGGTGGAAGGCATCCGCGACGGCCATGCGACGGCCGTGCTCGCGGCTTCGATCTTCCATTTCGGCACCTATAGCATCGCGGAAGCCAAGGCCCACATGGCGCGCGCAGGCATCCCCGTGCGTACGCTTCCGCAGGAGAAAGCCCGGATGGGCATGTCATGA
- a CDS encoding phosphoribosyl-ATP diphosphatase, translating to MTDFTLEELAATIDERAASGDDNSYTARLLGKGVAKCAQKLGEEAVEAAIAAAERDNQALTKEAADVLYHLLVLLRAAGVSFDEVKAELQSRTRQSGLDEKRSRGPSADWKS from the coding sequence ATGACCGATTTTACGCTGGAAGAACTCGCCGCCACGATCGACGAGCGCGCCGCCTCTGGTGACGACAATTCCTATACAGCCAGGCTTCTCGGGAAAGGCGTTGCGAAATGCGCCCAGAAGCTCGGCGAAGAAGCCGTTGAGGCTGCAATCGCGGCGGCGGAGCGCGACAATCAGGCGCTCACCAAAGAGGCGGCCGACGTTCTCTATCACCTCCTCGTCCTCTTGCGCGCCGCGGGCGTCTCCTTCGACGAGGTCAAGGCCGAGCTTCAGAGCCGCACAAGGCAAAGCGGCCTCGATGAGAAGCGCTCGCGCGGCCCCAGCGCCGACTGGAAGAGCTGA
- the coaA gene encoding type I pantothenate kinase, translated as MEELMDQVSPRSLSPYRYFSVEEWSKLRADTPMTLSAEEVHALKSMNDPISISEAEAIYLPLSRLLSFHVEAKDKLYAVRSKFLGAKEGKMPFIIGIAGSVAVGKSTTARILKELMARWPGHPRVSLVTTDGFLYPNAVLAKEGMMERKGFPESYDVATLLRFLSDIKAGKRKVSAPVYSHLTYDIVPGETLTVDQPDILIVEGLNVLQTRDLPRDGKEVPFVSDFFNFSIYIDADDDVIRRWYIDRFMSLKGTRFTDPRSYFHRYANIADDEARRVAEGLWERINLVNLDENIRPTRPRADLIIGKAGDHSVNEVALRKL; from the coding sequence CTGGAAGAGCTGATGGATCAAGTGTCTCCGCGCTCGCTCTCGCCCTATCGGTATTTCAGCGTCGAGGAATGGTCGAAACTGCGCGCCGACACGCCGATGACCCTCTCGGCGGAAGAGGTCCACGCGCTCAAGTCGATGAACGACCCGATCTCGATCAGCGAGGCGGAGGCGATCTATCTGCCCTTGTCGCGGCTTCTGTCCTTCCACGTTGAAGCCAAGGACAAGCTTTATGCCGTGCGCTCGAAATTCCTCGGCGCAAAAGAAGGCAAGATGCCGTTCATCATCGGTATCGCCGGCTCCGTGGCGGTCGGCAAATCGACCACGGCCCGCATCCTGAAGGAACTGATGGCACGCTGGCCGGGCCATCCGCGCGTCTCCCTCGTCACCACCGACGGCTTTCTCTATCCGAACGCGGTTCTGGCGAAGGAAGGCATGATGGAGCGCAAGGGGTTTCCCGAGAGCTACGACGTCGCAACGCTTCTGCGCTTTCTCTCCGACATCAAGGCCGGCAAGCGCAAGGTGAGCGCCCCGGTCTACTCCCACCTCACCTACGATATCGTGCCGGGTGAGACCTTGACCGTCGATCAGCCGGACATTCTGATCGTCGAAGGCCTCAACGTCCTGCAGACCCGGGATCTGCCGCGTGACGGCAAGGAAGTCCCCTTCGTCTCCGACTTCTTCAACTTCTCCATCTATATCGACGCGGACGACGACGTCATCCGCCGCTGGTATATCGACCGCTTCATGAGCCTCAAGGGAACGCGGTTTACCGATCCGAGGTCGTATTTTCATCGCTATGCCAATATCGCAGACGATGAAGCGCGCCGCGTCGCAGAGGGCCTTTGGGAGCGCATCAACCTCGTCAATCTCGACGAGAACATCCGCCCGACCCGGCCGCGGGCCGATCTCATCATCGGCAAAGCGGGCGACCATTCGGTCAATGAAGTGGCGCTGAGGAAACTGTGA
- the pyrF gene encoding orotidine-5'-phosphate decarboxylase, whose amino-acid sequence MLKTKDSAASRDIRPRDARDRLIVGLDLPDLAAARAMVETLEDAVTFYKIGMELVFAGGLDLIEPLRAEGKRVFLDMKLLDIDNTVAGGITNLARLGATLTTVHAYPKAMRAAAAARGEADLGLLAVTVLTSMDDTDLTEAGYAEGAAELVRRRAAQARASGIDGIVCSPLEAEAMRALLGPDMLIVTPGVRPKSAASDDQKRVMTPADALRAGADYLVVARPVVKAADPKASAQAIVDEIEANC is encoded by the coding sequence ATGCTGAAGACCAAGGATTCTGCCGCAAGCCGAGATATTCGCCCGCGCGACGCGCGCGATCGGCTGATCGTCGGCCTCGACCTCCCCGACCTTGCGGCTGCCCGTGCCATGGTGGAGACGCTGGAAGACGCGGTGACTTTCTACAAGATCGGCATGGAACTGGTCTTTGCGGGCGGTCTCGACCTCATCGAGCCGCTCCGGGCGGAGGGAAAGCGCGTTTTCCTCGATATGAAGCTTCTCGACATCGACAATACGGTCGCGGGAGGTATCACCAATCTTGCCCGGCTCGGGGCGACGCTCACCACCGTCCACGCCTATCCAAAGGCGATGCGGGCCGCGGCCGCCGCACGAGGCGAGGCCGATCTCGGGCTTCTTGCCGTGACCGTTCTCACCTCGATGGATGATACGGATCTCACCGAGGCGGGTTATGCGGAGGGTGCCGCGGAGCTCGTCCGCCGACGCGCCGCGCAGGCCCGTGCCAGCGGCATCGACGGCATCGTCTGCTCGCCGCTCGAGGCGGAGGCGATGCGCGCCCTTCTCGGTCCCGATATGCTGATCGTGACGCCCGGCGTGCGCCCGAAATCGGCAGCGAGCGACGACCAGAAACGCGTGATGACACCGGCCGACGCCTTGCGGGCGGGCGCCGATTACCTCGTCGTTGCCCGGCCGGTGGTAAAGGCCGCCGATCCGAAAGCCTCGGCCCAGGCGATTGTGGACGAAATCGAAGCGAATTGCTGA
- a CDS encoding DUF1330 domain-containing protein encodes MPKGYWIARVDVRDPERYKDYVSGAAPAFARFKGKFLVRGGLMHSLEGNSRARNVVIEFASVEDALACYHSPEYQAAREHRVAVSDAELVIVEGYSGPQPGAS; translated from the coding sequence ATGCCAAAGGGCTACTGGATCGCCCGCGTCGACGTGCGCGACCCCGAGCGCTACAAGGATTATGTCTCCGGCGCCGCTCCGGCCTTTGCACGCTTCAAGGGCAAGTTTCTCGTCCGCGGCGGCCTCATGCATTCGCTGGAAGGAAATTCGCGTGCCCGCAATGTGGTCATCGAATTTGCCTCCGTCGAGGATGCCCTCGCCTGCTACCATTCGCCCGAATACCAGGCCGCACGCGAGCACCGGGTGGCGGTTTCGGACGCGGAGCTCGTGATCGTGGAAGGCTATTCGGGTCCGCAGCCCGGCGCGTCCTGA
- a CDS encoding molybdopterin-synthase adenylyltransferase MoeB: MRETPSPDGAPHSAEPDLSAEEIERYARHIVLPEVGGPGQKRFKRTRVLIVGAGGLGSPVALYLAAAGIGRLGLVDDDLVTLSNLQRQIIHASADLGMPKVESARRALARINPHVAVDAHRTRLMQDNASDLVAGYDIVVDGSDNSATRFLLPDICETAQKPLVTGAVGRFDGSVTTLLPFENDNPRYRDVFPKPPPEGLVPSCAEAGILGALTGVIGSIQALEVMKLAAGFGEPLIGRLLLYDALSQRFETIAYKRRKR; the protein is encoded by the coding sequence ATGCGCGAGACGCCCTCCCCTGACGGCGCGCCCCATTCGGCGGAACCGGATCTCAGCGCGGAGGAAATCGAGCGCTACGCCCGCCACATCGTCCTGCCCGAGGTCGGGGGCCCCGGCCAGAAGCGCTTCAAGCGCACCCGCGTCCTGATCGTCGGAGCCGGGGGGCTCGGCTCGCCGGTCGCTCTTTATCTGGCGGCCGCCGGCATCGGCCGGCTCGGCCTCGTCGATGACGACCTCGTCACGCTTTCCAATCTGCAGCGGCAGATCATTCATGCGAGCGCCGATCTCGGCATGCCGAAGGTGGAGAGCGCCAGACGAGCTCTTGCCCGCATCAATCCCCATGTCGCCGTCGACGCCCACAGGACGCGGCTGATGCAGGACAACGCCTCCGATCTCGTCGCGGGTTACGACATTGTCGTCGATGGCTCCGACAATTCCGCCACGCGCTTCCTTCTTCCGGATATCTGCGAGACGGCCCAAAAACCACTGGTGACGGGTGCGGTCGGCCGTTTCGACGGGTCCGTGACGACCCTCCTGCCCTTTGAGAACGACAATCCCCGTTACCGCGATGTCTTTCCAAAGCCGCCGCCCGAAGGGCTCGTGCCGAGCTGCGCCGAAGCCGGCATTCTGGGCGCGCTCACCGGCGTCATCGGGTCGATCCAGGCGCTTGAGGTCATGAAACTCGCGGCAGGCTTCGGCGAGCCTTTGATCGGGCGACTTCTCCTCTACGACGCCCTCTCCCAACGCTTCGAGACGATCGCCTACAAGCGCCGCAAGCGCTGA
- a CDS encoding 2-hydroxyacid dehydrogenase has product MTKAKPHVVVTRKLPDPVETRMRELFRADLNLEDRPLSQAELVEALRTADVLVPTVTDRLDAAALSQSGPNLKLIANFGNGIDNIDIGAAYERGITVTNTPNVLTGDTADMTMALMLAVPRRLAEGAQILPNGLSWPGWSPTWMLGHRIWGKRLGIVGMGRIGTAVARRAQAFGLSIHYHNRRPVDPKTEEELEATYWDSLDQMLARMDIISVNCPHTPATFHLLSRRRLKLMRPDAYLVNTARGEVIDEAALIECLETNSLAGAGLDVFEGEPAIDPKLIKLAQEGKAVLLPHMGSATIEGRIEMGEKVIINIRTWMDGHKPPDRVLPLSV; this is encoded by the coding sequence ATGACCAAGGCGAAACCGCACGTCGTCGTAACGCGCAAACTCCCCGATCCGGTGGAGACGCGGATGCGAGAGCTGTTTCGCGCCGACCTCAATCTGGAGGACCGGCCGCTGTCGCAGGCGGAGCTGGTGGAGGCGTTGCGCACTGCGGACGTACTCGTGCCGACGGTCACCGATCGGTTGGACGCCGCAGCGCTGTCCCAATCCGGACCGAACTTGAAGCTCATCGCCAATTTCGGCAACGGCATCGACAACATCGATATCGGGGCCGCCTATGAGCGCGGCATCACCGTCACCAATACGCCGAACGTTTTGACGGGCGACACCGCCGATATGACCATGGCGCTGATGCTTGCCGTCCCACGGCGACTGGCAGAAGGGGCGCAGATCCTACCGAACGGCCTGTCCTGGCCCGGCTGGTCGCCGACCTGGATGCTTGGCCATCGCATTTGGGGAAAACGTCTCGGCATCGTCGGTATGGGTCGGATTGGCACGGCGGTCGCCCGCCGCGCCCAGGCCTTCGGCCTGTCGATCCACTATCACAACCGCCGGCCTGTCGATCCGAAGACCGAGGAAGAGCTGGAAGCGACCTATTGGGATTCGCTCGACCAGATGCTGGCGCGCATGGACATCATCTCCGTCAATTGCCCGCACACGCCGGCCACCTTCCACCTTCTCTCCCGCCGGCGCCTGAAGCTGATGCGCCCGGATGCCTATCTGGTGAACACCGCGCGCGGCGAGGTCATCGACGAGGCGGCCTTGATCGAATGCCTGGAGACGAACTCCCTCGCCGGCGCCGGTCTCGACGTTTTCGAAGGCGAGCCTGCAATTGATCCCAAGCTCATCAAGCTTGCCCAGGAAGGCAAGGCGGTGCTTCTGCCGCATATGGGCTCGGCCACGATCGAGGGCCGCATCGAGATGGGTGAGAAGGTGATCATCAACATCCGCACTTGGATGGACGGGCACAAGCCGCCGGACCGCGTGCTGCCGCTTTCGGTCTAG
- a CDS encoding SH3 domain-containing protein, with amino-acid sequence MMRPLLFLRSRLSLLLVLAVLAVAWPGEPGWAQAPKVGPSGYPLPRFVSLKSNAVNVRKGPGKNYGIAWRFVRAGLPVEIIQEFETWRKVRDSDGAEGWIHQSLLSGRRTAIVAPWAKGERFNAHSEASETARVTAILESGVVTDVVRCREGWCDVRGDNYEGWVEQNSLWGVYPNENVSDG; translated from the coding sequence ATGATGCGCCCTCTCCTCTTCCTCCGTTCTCGTCTCAGCCTTCTTCTTGTCTTGGCCGTACTCGCCGTGGCGTGGCCGGGCGAGCCTGGATGGGCGCAGGCACCCAAAGTGGGCCCGAGCGGCTATCCATTACCACGCTTCGTCAGCTTGAAATCAAATGCCGTCAACGTCCGCAAGGGGCCCGGCAAAAACTACGGCATTGCCTGGCGCTTCGTACGGGCCGGTCTGCCGGTCGAGATCATCCAGGAATTCGAAACCTGGCGGAAGGTGCGTGATTCGGATGGCGCGGAAGGCTGGATCCACCAAAGCCTCCTGTCCGGGCGGCGTACGGCGATCGTGGCGCCTTGGGCCAAGGGTGAGCGCTTCAATGCCCATTCGGAGGCAAGCGAGACAGCGCGGGTGACGGCCATTCTCGAATCGGGCGTGGTGACGGACGTGGTGCGCTGCCGCGAGGGTTGGTGCGACGTGCGCGGCGACAATTACGAAGGCTGGGTGGAGCAGAATTCGCTCTGGGGCGTCTATCCCAACGAAAACGTCTCCGACGGCTGA
- a CDS encoding carbohydrate ABC transporter permease codes for MPVFVKRAAFYGLVVLIVLFSVFPFYYAILTSFKSGTALFRVDYLPTDFSLANYRDVLVNGVFPLNILNSVIVAFVVVAISLFLAVTAAYALSRIEFRGRSILLLTILAVSMFPQIAVLAGLFELVRLFGLYNSLFSLILAYMIFTLPFTVWVLTTFMRDLPVEIEEAAIVDGAKPMTIVMRVFLPLMWPALVTTGLLAFIAAWNEFLFALTFVSSNDTRTVPVAIALLSGASEQEIPWGTIMAASVVVTVPLIVLVLIFQRKIVSGLTAGGVKG; via the coding sequence ATGCCCGTCTTCGTGAAGCGCGCTGCCTTTTATGGGCTCGTCGTCCTGATCGTGCTCTTCTCAGTTTTCCCGTTCTATTACGCCATCCTGACGAGCTTCAAATCAGGCACGGCGCTCTTTCGCGTCGACTATCTGCCGACGGATTTCTCGCTCGCCAATTATCGCGACGTGCTCGTCAACGGTGTCTTCCCGCTCAACATCTTGAATTCCGTCATCGTCGCCTTCGTGGTGGTGGCGATCTCTCTCTTCCTGGCGGTGACGGCGGCCTATGCCCTGTCGCGTATCGAATTTCGCGGCCGCAGCATCCTGCTTTTGACGATTCTCGCCGTCTCGATGTTTCCGCAGATCGCCGTGCTCGCCGGACTTTTCGAACTGGTGCGCCTCTTCGGCCTCTACAATTCGCTCTTCTCACTGATCCTCGCCTATATGATCTTCACCCTGCCCTTCACGGTCTGGGTGCTGACGACCTTCATGCGGGATTTGCCGGTGGAGATCGAAGAGGCGGCGATCGTCGATGGCGCAAAACCGATGACCATCGTCATGAGGGTATTTCTCCCCCTGATGTGGCCGGCGCTTGTGACGACGGGGCTTCTCGCCTTCATCGCCGCCTGGAACGAGTTTCTCTTCGCGCTCACCTTCGTGTCGAGCAACGACACGCGCACCGTGCCCGTGGCGATCGCGCTTCTGTCGGGGGCGTCCGAGCAGGAAATCCCCTGGGGAACGATTATGGCGGCATCCGTCGTCGTGACGGTGCCGCTCATCGTTCTCGTGCTGATTTTCCAGCGCAAGATCGTCTCAGGCCTGACGGCCGGAGGTGTGAAAGGGTGA
- a CDS encoding carbohydrate ABC transporter permease produces the protein MTNATLGAPPTDEAMRTEEQPAVRSALSRQRLTSAWLFLTPMLAVLAFVAGWPLLQTIWFSFTDASLADLDAARFVGLRNYFEYVDYGDGTGEWFGLFFDAQWWNAVWNTVYYTLVSVSIETVFGLIVALVLNVPFRGRGFVRAAVLIPWAIPTIVSAKMWAWMMNDQFGILNDMLMSIGILSHPIAWTASPETAMWAVIIVDVWKTTPFMALLILAGLQMVPSDVYEAAKIDGVHPVKVFFKVTLPLIRPAILVAVIFRALDALRVFDLIYVLTPNNTETKTMSVFAQENLFQFDQFAYGSAASTLLFLVIAAITLVYIKAARLNLGGGR, from the coding sequence ATGACGAACGCGACGCTCGGCGCCCCGCCGACCGACGAGGCGATGCGGACCGAAGAACAGCCCGCGGTGCGCTCCGCGCTTTCAAGGCAGCGCCTGACATCGGCCTGGCTCTTCCTTACGCCCATGCTGGCCGTCCTCGCTTTCGTCGCCGGCTGGCCGCTTCTGCAGACGATCTGGTTCTCCTTCACCGATGCGAGTCTGGCCGATCTCGACGCCGCCCGCTTCGTCGGCCTCCGCAACTATTTCGAATATGTCGATTATGGCGACGGGACCGGGGAATGGTTCGGCCTCTTCTTCGACGCTCAATGGTGGAACGCGGTGTGGAACACCGTCTATTACACCCTCGTTTCCGTCTCGATCGAAACGGTCTTCGGTCTCATCGTGGCGCTCGTGCTCAACGTCCCGTTTCGGGGACGCGGCTTTGTGCGCGCTGCCGTTCTCATCCCTTGGGCGATCCCGACGATCGTCTCGGCCAAGATGTGGGCCTGGATGATGAACGACCAGTTCGGCATTCTGAACGACATGCTGATGTCGATCGGCATCCTCTCGCATCCGATCGCCTGGACCGCCTCTCCGGAGACGGCGATGTGGGCCGTCATCATCGTCGATGTGTGGAAGACGACGCCGTTCATGGCGCTACTCATCCTCGCCGGGCTGCAGATGGTGCCCTCTGACGTCTACGAAGCGGCGAAAATCGACGGCGTTCATCCGGTCAAGGTCTTCTTCAAAGTGACGCTGCCGCTCATTCGTCCGGCGATCCTGGTCGCCGTCATCTTTCGGGCCCTCGATGCCCTGCGCGTCTTCGATCTCATCTACGTGCTGACGCCCAACAACACCGAAACCAAGACGATGTCGGTTTTCGCTCAGGAAAACCTCTTCCAGTTCGACCAGTTCGCCTACGGCTCGGCGGCCTCGACGCTGCTCTTCCTGGTGATCGCGGCGATCACGCTCGTCTACATCAAGGCGGCTCGGCTCAATCTCGGGGGAGGGCGCTGA
- a CDS encoding ABC transporter substrate-binding protein: MRFGRAAMAVAATLAFGTSPVSAAELSIVSGSVGADIQELRTQLAEFEAETGHHVNIVEMPASTSDQFGQYRLWLAAGTDDIDIYRVDVIWAPQLANQFVDLRDAMADVIGDHFPSVIESQTVEGRLVAFPMYTDAPALFYRKDLLEKYGRTPPTTWEELTETAKEIQDKERRAGNRQIYGFVFQGAPYEGLTCNGLEWVASSGGGQIVSPDGEITINNEAAARALERAHAWVRDIAPAGVLAYKEEEARGVWQTGNAVFMRNWPYAYALSNGEDSPVNGKFEVTTLPAEPGSRSAPCLGGWNLAVSKYSKHKDEAIALVRFLSSRRAQKERALTYARLPTIPALYDDPEIAERQPIIAEWADVVEKAVPRPSAPTKRQYNEVSKEFWTAVNETLSGAASAETNLKTLEHRLRRLKRDGWR; this comes from the coding sequence ATGCGGTTTGGCCGTGCGGCTATGGCCGTTGCTGCGACATTGGCCTTTGGCACCAGCCCGGTTTCTGCAGCCGAGCTTTCCATCGTCTCGGGCTCCGTCGGCGCGGATATTCAGGAATTGCGCACGCAGCTCGCCGAATTCGAGGCGGAGACCGGCCACCACGTCAACATCGTCGAGATGCCGGCTTCGACGAGCGATCAATTCGGGCAATATCGTTTGTGGCTGGCGGCCGGCACCGACGATATCGACATCTACCGTGTCGATGTGATCTGGGCACCGCAGCTTGCCAACCAGTTTGTCGATCTGCGCGACGCCATGGCCGACGTGATCGGCGACCATTTTCCTTCGGTGATCGAATCGCAGACCGTCGAAGGTCGGCTCGTCGCATTCCCCATGTATACCGACGCGCCGGCACTCTTCTATCGCAAGGACCTCCTGGAAAAGTACGGCAGGACACCGCCGACGACCTGGGAGGAGCTGACCGAAACCGCAAAAGAGATCCAGGATAAGGAACGCAGAGCCGGCAACCGTCAGATCTACGGCTTCGTCTTTCAGGGGGCCCCGTATGAAGGCCTCACCTGCAACGGCCTCGAATGGGTCGCCTCGAGCGGCGGCGGGCAGATCGTCTCTCCCGACGGCGAGATCACCATCAACAACGAGGCGGCCGCTCGGGCGCTGGAGCGGGCCCATGCCTGGGTGAGGGATATCGCCCCGGCGGGTGTCCTCGCCTACAAGGAAGAGGAGGCCCGCGGCGTCTGGCAGACGGGCAATGCCGTCTTCATGCGCAACTGGCCCTACGCCTATGCGCTGTCAAACGGCGAGGATTCGCCTGTCAACGGCAAGTTCGAGGTGACGACGCTGCCCGCCGAGCCCGGCAGTCGATCGGCTCCCTGTCTCGGCGGTTGGAACCTCGCTGTGTCGAAATATTCCAAGCACAAAGATGAAGCGATCGCGCTCGTGCGCTTTCTGTCGTCTCGCCGAGCGCAGAAGGAGCGAGCGCTCACCTATGCGCGGCTGCCGACGATCCCGGCGCTCTATGACGATCCGGAAATCGCTGAACGCCAGCCGATCATCGCCGAATGGGCAGATGTGGTCGAAAAGGCAGTGCCGCGTCCTTCCGCACCGACGAAGCGTCAGTACAACGAAGTCTCGAAGGAGTTCTGGACCGCCGTTAACGAGACGCTCTCCGGTGCGGCATCGGCTGAGACCAATCTTAAGACGCTGGAGCACCGGCTGCGTCGGCTGAAACGGGACGGCTGGCGATGA
- a CDS encoding GNAT family N-acetyltransferase — protein sequence MQGRHHLSPRRLVRRFAPGLGRARGSGFVRPFAKPGRAPWRAARHVGTLGRLGDLEARLARSPSEIRRSQGLRYHVFYEEMAAVADEETYQRRRDADAYDLICDHLLVLDHAVPRRPFLRSKPEIVGTYRLLRQEIAEINGGFYSAGEYDVGSLVTRYPHLRFLELGRSCVLKPYRDKRTVELLWHGIWSYVLMHGMDVMIGCASIPGTDPDKLALPLSFLHHNALAPEEWRVRAVEERYVDMNRMAADEIDAKAALRQLPPLIKGYLRLGGYVGEGAVVDYQFGTTDILVILPVSALNPRYVDHFGNDASRFAAPAPPSGRRLFAPLRRNLT from the coding sequence ATGCAGGGACGGCATCATCTCTCTCCACGACGACTGGTGCGGCGTTTTGCGCCCGGTCTCGGGAGGGCTCGGGGCAGCGGTTTCGTACGCCCATTCGCAAAACCGGGTCGCGCCCCTTGGCGGGCGGCCCGCCATGTCGGAACGCTCGGAAGGCTCGGCGATCTTGAGGCGCGGCTTGCCCGCTCTCCCTCAGAGATCCGCCGTTCGCAAGGGCTGCGCTACCATGTCTTCTACGAAGAGATGGCGGCCGTTGCCGACGAGGAAACTTATCAGCGCCGGCGCGACGCCGACGCCTACGACCTCATCTGCGACCATCTTCTGGTGCTCGATCACGCCGTCCCGCGGCGACCGTTCCTGCGCTCGAAGCCCGAGATCGTCGGCACCTACCGGCTGTTGCGGCAGGAGATCGCCGAGATCAATGGCGGCTTCTACTCCGCCGGGGAATACGATGTCGGTTCGCTCGTCACGCGTTATCCGCATCTGCGCTTTCTGGAGCTCGGTCGCTCCTGCGTGCTGAAGCCCTACCGCGACAAGCGGACGGTGGAACTCCTGTGGCACGGCATCTGGAGCTACGTCTTGATGCACGGCATGGACGTGATGATCGGCTGTGCCAGCATTCCGGGCACCGATCCCGACAAGCTCGCCCTGCCTTTGAGCTTCCTTCATCACAACGCGCTGGCACCGGAAGAATGGCGGGTTCGCGCGGTCGAGGAGCGTTACGTCGACATGAATCGGATGGCCGCCGACGAGATCGACGCCAAGGCGGCTCTTCGCCAGCTTCCTCCTTTGATCAAGGGGTATCTCCGCCTCGGGGGCTATGTCGGTGAAGGAGCGGTGGTCGACTATCAGTTTGGCACCACCGATATCCTGGTCATCCTGCCGGTGAGCGCTCTCAATCCACGCTATGTCGACCATTTTGGCAATGATGCGAGCCGGTTTGCGGCGCCTGCCCCGCCGTCGGGACGGCGGCTGTTTGCACCGCTGCGGCGCAATCTGACGTAA
- a CDS encoding Smr/MutS family protein, translating into MASCASFYRRRAPEMARKQLSPEDKALWDKVRRTVRPLKSRSLREELDAHKGAQPDDAPPQTGALALTAGKRSPAAPPVDGITPSEPKPRSAPRAAAALEPRLKRRLLRGRLEPDARIDLHGMTQQRAHDRLLGFLGGAQARGHVLVLVITGKGRSEGEGVLKTMVPRWLAEPAFRELVVAYEHASRHHGGEGALYVRLRRSGANSRRPDGGAGAANRLASLPKWST; encoded by the coding sequence ATGGCGTCCTGCGCCTCCTTCTACCGAAGGCGAGCGCCTGAGATGGCCCGCAAACAGCTTTCGCCCGAAGACAAGGCGCTCTGGGATAAGGTTCGCCGGACCGTGCGGCCACTCAAAAGCCGCTCCCTCCGCGAAGAGCTTGACGCTCACAAAGGGGCGCAGCCGGATGATGCGCCGCCCCAGACGGGTGCTTTGGCGCTTACAGCCGGAAAGCGGAGCCCGGCCGCCCCGCCCGTCGACGGCATAACCCCTTCGGAGCCGAAACCCCGATCCGCGCCCCGAGCCGCAGCAGCGCTCGAGCCGCGCCTGAAACGCCGCCTCCTGCGCGGCCGTCTTGAACCTGACGCGCGCATCGACCTGCATGGCATGACCCAGCAGCGAGCCCATGACCGCCTCCTGGGTTTTTTGGGGGGCGCGCAAGCCCGCGGTCACGTTCTGGTGCTTGTCATCACCGGCAAAGGCCGTTCGGAAGGCGAGGGGGTCTTGAAGACCATGGTGCCGAGATGGCTCGCCGAGCCCGCTTTTCGCGAGCTTGTCGTTGCCTACGAACATGCCTCCCGCCATCACGGCGGCGAAGGCGCCCTTTACGTCAGATTGCGCCGCAGCGGTGCAAACAGCCGCCGTCCCGACGGCGGGGCAGGCGCCGCAAACCGGCTCGCATCATTGCCAAAATGGTCGACATAG